In Paeniglutamicibacter kerguelensis, one genomic interval encodes:
- a CDS encoding DUF1326 domain-containing protein → MGWHIEGTYFENCNCDSICPCATSGLTAPADYERCQVELAFHVDTGEINGIQVGGLTVCLIGDAPQQMSDGGWKIGVLMDAAASPEQAEALGSVFGGQAGGPMAGLAPLIGEMVGMESHEINYSDDGRRHRIQVGDAVNVDVEDFVSPLDPTELGVRVSGIGFPADTLAAGTGTTATVDVFGMEWDNAGKNSFSAPFAWAA, encoded by the coding sequence ATGGGCTGGCATATTGAAGGCACATACTTCGAAAACTGCAATTGCGATTCCATCTGTCCCTGCGCGACCTCGGGGCTGACCGCACCGGCCGACTACGAACGCTGCCAGGTTGAGTTGGCGTTCCACGTCGACACCGGGGAGATCAACGGCATCCAAGTCGGCGGGCTTACGGTTTGCCTGATCGGCGACGCCCCGCAGCAGATGAGTGACGGTGGCTGGAAGATCGGCGTCCTGATGGACGCGGCAGCCTCCCCCGAGCAGGCCGAGGCCCTCGGCTCCGTGTTCGGAGGCCAAGCCGGCGGTCCGATGGCGGGCTTGGCCCCGCTGATCGGCGAGATGGTCGGCATGGAGTCCCACGAGATCAACTATTCCGACGACGGACGCCGCCACCGGATCCAGGTGGGTGACGCGGTCAACGTCGACGTCGAGGACTTCGTTTCCCCGCTCGATCCCACGGAGCTGGGGGTCCGGGTCAGCGGCATCGGATTCCCCGCGGACACCCTGGCCGCCGGCACCGGCACCACCGCCACCGTCGATGTCTTCGGAATGGAATGGGACAATGCCGGCAAGAACTCCTTCTCGGCACCCTTCGCCTGGGCAGCCTGA
- a CDS encoding winged helix-turn-helix transcriptional regulator produces the protein MDTEAQDFDVMTLGCPSRVIMQRLGDKWTPLVFLALKDGPRRFSHLRNDIGGVTPKVLTQTLRSLERDGLLNRTIYPEVPPRVEYELTELGHTVLGPLEVIRAWSQDHASLILQARDDYDERNDA, from the coding sequence ATGGATACTGAGGCCCAGGATTTCGACGTGATGACCCTCGGCTGCCCGTCGCGGGTCATCATGCAGCGGCTCGGTGACAAGTGGACGCCGCTGGTGTTCCTGGCCCTGAAGGACGGGCCGCGCCGATTCTCCCACTTACGCAACGACATCGGCGGCGTCACCCCCAAGGTTCTCACCCAGACGCTGCGCTCCCTAGAACGTGACGGATTGTTGAACCGCACGATCTACCCCGAGGTCCCGCCGCGCGTGGAGTACGAGCTCACCGAGCTGGGCCACACGGTGCTCGGCCCGCTGGAGGTCATTAGGGCATGGTCGCAGGACCACGCCTCCCTGATCCTGCAGGCCCGTGACGACTACGACGAGCGCAACGACGCCTAG
- a CDS encoding FAD-dependent oxidoreductase: MRLVVDLTKCQGYAQCAFLAPDVFSIQGDEALVYDPNPSEEQRRRVLRAAAACPVQAIKLDRVDRAAVPPVPGEPPEEEGSGDGSQDAFMQTGRIVIVGASLAGLRAAEKLREEGFSGSLTLVGDEPHEPYDRPPLSKQVPAGVVAPEHTDLPRQREIDADWKLGVAATGLDLQGKQVRLADGTALDFDKLLISTGVRARPWPNPEEAALKGVLTLRTREDGARLQELLAARPRRVLVIGAGFIGSEIASVCVELGLDVTVAEAGPAPLGAALGGVVGAIAGEIQKENGVDLRCGVRVTALEGDASGQLCRVRLSDGTTLEVDVAVAALGVIRNVDWLEDSGLACGPWGVACDAGCRVIDANGLVTDDIFVAGDVARAPQPMFGYQFLAIEHWGNVVTQAEVAAHNMVNGQAGRWPHLAVPKFWSVQFGHEIKSVGVPSVADEVVITQGSVAQRRFLAVYGYKGRIVAAVAFNQNKWVEFYEPLIERAAPFPPPLALVDEPTHADPVPAGFQAMASPTQDATVVVTGHDPGERRATLNRTPLR, from the coding sequence ATGCGACTAGTCGTCGACCTCACCAAATGCCAAGGCTACGCACAATGCGCCTTCCTCGCGCCGGATGTCTTTTCCATCCAGGGCGACGAGGCACTGGTCTATGACCCGAACCCGTCCGAGGAACAGCGCCGGCGCGTGCTGCGCGCCGCCGCCGCGTGCCCGGTCCAGGCCATCAAGCTGGACAGGGTGGATAGGGCCGCCGTTCCGCCCGTGCCCGGCGAACCGCCGGAGGAAGAGGGTTCCGGCGACGGCAGCCAGGACGCCTTCATGCAGACCGGACGGATCGTCATCGTCGGCGCCTCGCTGGCCGGACTGCGTGCGGCCGAGAAACTGCGTGAGGAGGGGTTCTCGGGATCCTTGACCCTGGTTGGCGACGAGCCTCACGAGCCCTACGACAGGCCGCCGCTGTCCAAGCAGGTCCCGGCCGGGGTGGTTGCCCCTGAGCACACGGACCTGCCCCGGCAGCGCGAGATCGACGCGGACTGGAAGCTGGGAGTCGCCGCCACGGGGCTGGACCTGCAAGGCAAGCAGGTGCGTCTTGCCGACGGCACGGCACTCGACTTCGACAAGCTGCTGATCAGTACGGGGGTGCGGGCCAGGCCCTGGCCGAACCCGGAGGAAGCGGCGCTGAAGGGCGTGCTGACCCTGCGCACCCGCGAGGACGGCGCCCGGCTGCAGGAGCTGCTGGCGGCCCGCCCCCGGCGGGTGCTGGTCATCGGCGCCGGGTTCATCGGATCTGAGATCGCCTCCGTATGCGTCGAGCTAGGCCTGGACGTGACGGTCGCCGAGGCCGGGCCGGCCCCGCTCGGGGCCGCGCTGGGCGGGGTGGTCGGGGCAATCGCCGGGGAGATCCAGAAGGAGAACGGCGTCGACCTGCGCTGCGGGGTCCGGGTCACGGCCCTGGAAGGGGACGCATCCGGGCAGCTGTGCAGAGTCCGACTGTCCGACGGCACGACCCTCGAGGTCGACGTCGCAGTTGCGGCCCTCGGCGTGATCCGCAACGTCGACTGGCTGGAGGACTCCGGGCTGGCCTGCGGCCCCTGGGGCGTTGCCTGCGACGCCGGCTGCCGCGTCATCGACGCGAACGGGCTTGTCACCGACGACATCTTCGTTGCAGGCGACGTGGCCCGGGCCCCGCAGCCGATGTTCGGCTACCAATTCCTGGCCATCGAGCACTGGGGCAACGTCGTCACCCAGGCGGAGGTGGCCGCGCACAACATGGTCAACGGACAGGCGGGGCGTTGGCCGCACCTGGCCGTCCCGAAGTTCTGGTCTGTCCAGTTCGGCCACGAAATCAAGAGCGTGGGCGTGCCGTCGGTCGCGGACGAGGTTGTCATCACCCAGGGTTCCGTGGCCCAGCGCCGGTTTCTGGCGGTCTACGGCTACAAGGGCCGCATCGTCGCGGCCGTGGCCTTCAACCAGAACAAGTGGGTGGAATTCTACGAACCGCTGATCGAGCGCGCCGCCCCCTTCCCGCCGCCGCTCGCCCTCGTTGACGAACCCACGCACGCGGACCCGGTCCCCGCCGGGTTCCAGGCAATGGCCAGCCCCACCCAGGACGCGACGGTCGTGGTGACCGGACACGACCCGGGCGAGCGCCGCGCCACGCTGAATCGCACGCCACTGCGCTAA
- a CDS encoding NAD(P)-dependent oxidoreductase: MKFAVYGATGMVGSQIVAEALTRGHQVTAVSHSGKTVEGTTSAAADLTDISAYRKLAAENDVVVLSIPPSRTGEDHQAFIDAHEEISETLVPARLFVVGGAGATEIDGVRLVDTPGFPEAYMPEARTMGTVLDFYTSASGLDWTMLAPAPEIAPGPATGSIVLGNDSPAGERVSTGDFAVAALDEIEDPKHLHRRFTVASA, encoded by the coding sequence ATGAAATTTGCCGTCTACGGAGCAACCGGCATGGTTGGCAGCCAGATCGTTGCCGAAGCATTGACCCGCGGCCACCAGGTCACGGCCGTTTCGCACTCGGGCAAGACCGTCGAGGGAACAACCAGCGCCGCGGCCGACCTGACGGACATCTCGGCATACCGCAAGCTCGCCGCAGAGAACGACGTCGTGGTCCTGTCGATCCCGCCATCGCGCACGGGCGAGGACCACCAGGCATTCATCGACGCCCACGAGGAAATCTCCGAGACCCTCGTCCCGGCACGCCTCTTTGTTGTCGGCGGAGCCGGCGCCACCGAGATCGACGGCGTCCGCCTGGTCGACACCCCGGGCTTCCCCGAGGCCTACATGCCCGAGGCCCGCACCATGGGCACCGTCCTGGACTTCTACACCTCGGCCTCCGGCCTGGACTGGACCATGCTGGCACCGGCACCGGAAATCGCACCGGGACCGGCCACCGGCTCGATTGTCCTGGGCAACGATTCGCCGGCCGGCGAGCGCGTGAGCACCGGTGACTTCGCCGTGGCCGCCCTTGACGAGATCGAGGACCCGAAGCACCTGCACCGCCGATTCACGGTGGCCAGCGCCTAA
- a CDS encoding PLP-dependent aminotransferase family protein: MSGESELALARAESLSRHETLFSERASHIKQSAVRDVFELSLDPTLVSLAGGNPYLQSLPLAKLGEMANRLIVEEGMSALQYGSGQGTEELRAQICEVMAEEGITDAHPDNIVITTGSQSAQDVACKVFCNPGDTVLCEDPTYVGALNTFEAYQAKVEPIATDEHGLIPSALTERIAELRQAGANIKFLYTIPNFNNPSGITLAAERRQEIVDICAAENILVLEDNPYGMLRYSGEPIKPLRAGNPNHVIYMGSFSKILAPGLRIGWALVPEHLFRRFYLAAEAVSLCPATLNQMLISEYLKGHDWRGQIDEYRALYSARCEAMLEALDEHMPEGVQYTRPEGGFFIWVTLPEGIDTYSLLAKGIEAGVVFIPGAAFSPHDAPSHRLRLAFSAVPEEKIREGVRRLAPVLERAIAENDAR, encoded by the coding sequence ATGAGCGGCGAATCCGAGCTGGCGCTTGCACGCGCCGAGTCCCTTTCACGCCATGAGACGTTGTTCTCCGAACGCGCCTCCCACATCAAGCAGTCGGCAGTGCGAGACGTCTTTGAACTCTCGCTCGACCCGACGCTTGTCTCGCTGGCCGGCGGCAACCCATACCTGCAATCGCTGCCGCTGGCCAAGCTCGGCGAGATGGCCAACCGGCTGATCGTCGAAGAGGGCATGAGCGCCCTCCAGTACGGCAGCGGCCAGGGCACCGAGGAATTGCGCGCGCAGATCTGCGAGGTGATGGCGGAGGAAGGCATCACCGACGCGCACCCCGACAACATCGTGATCACCACCGGGTCCCAGTCCGCCCAGGACGTCGCCTGCAAGGTGTTCTGCAACCCGGGCGACACCGTGCTCTGCGAGGACCCCACCTATGTGGGTGCGCTGAACACCTTCGAGGCCTACCAGGCCAAGGTCGAGCCGATCGCCACCGACGAACACGGGCTGATCCCCTCGGCCCTGACCGAGCGCATCGCGGAACTGCGCCAGGCCGGCGCCAACATCAAGTTCCTCTACACGATCCCCAACTTCAACAACCCCTCCGGCATCACGCTGGCCGCCGAACGCCGCCAGGAAATCGTGGACATCTGCGCCGCCGAGAACATCCTGGTGCTGGAGGACAACCCCTACGGCATGCTGCGCTACTCCGGCGAGCCCATCAAGCCGCTGCGGGCAGGCAACCCGAACCACGTGATCTACATGGGCTCGTTCTCCAAGATCCTGGCCCCCGGCCTGCGCATCGGCTGGGCACTGGTTCCGGAGCACCTTTTCCGCCGCTTCTACCTTGCGGCCGAAGCCGTCTCGCTCTGCCCCGCAACGCTGAACCAGATGCTGATCAGCGAATACCTCAAGGGCCACGACTGGCGCGGACAGATCGACGAGTACCGCGCGCTCTACTCGGCACGCTGCGAGGCGATGCTTGAGGCGCTCGATGAGCACATGCCGGAGGGTGTCCAGTACACCCGCCCGGAGGGCGGCTTCTTCATCTGGGTGACGCTGCCGGAGGGAATCGACACCTACTCGCTGCTGGCCAAGGGCATCGAGGCCGGAGTGGTGTTCATCCCGGGTGCCGCCTTCAGCCCGCACGACGCACCGAGCCACCGGCTGCGCCTTGCCTTCAGCGCCGTGCCCGAGGAAAAGATCCGCGAGGGCGTCAGGCGCTTGGCGCCGGTGCTCGAACGAGCCATCGCCGAGAACGACGCGCGCTAG
- a CDS encoding L-lactate permease has product MLAIAAALPIVVAMALFLARAKAVNMALWSLATGLAVALVFFPAGPGKWLDAGVLFGPTIIEVLLILFGGVLLSRITTETGAMASISGWLGRSASHPQAGTVLVVFGLVPFAESVTGFGIGVTVGVPLLLRLGHDVRRAAVLSLLGLVAVPWGALGPGTLVAADLAGLSLQDMGVRSALLSPPVMLGSALTCWLVLRRGAERPGRLLAHLVAAALLLNCGILAANLLMGTPPAGIVGSLVVILVHLAAFKIAGSLVPAGPQVLRSLLPYGVLTAGLLLARLATMGMDASLSKRALASGGVWLLIACLVAHHLAPERGTNARPLGSRMHAAYRSWIPVGVTTGAFTVLGAILALSGMGQELGSTLAAMGPAYLVLGPIAGGFAGFISGSNTGANSMLAATQAQAALAMGSSVLQLVAASNVAASMATMLAPSRILLAYEMAALDPGRDSDPDAEHPGEQEVTAWVAPKIAALLACVCTLLGVVTWVIH; this is encoded by the coding sequence ATGTTGGCCATCGCAGCCGCCCTGCCCATCGTGGTGGCCATGGCACTGTTCCTTGCCCGGGCGAAGGCCGTCAACATGGCGCTCTGGTCCCTGGCCACGGGGCTGGCCGTGGCCCTGGTGTTCTTCCCCGCCGGCCCCGGAAAGTGGCTGGACGCGGGGGTGCTCTTCGGGCCGACCATCATCGAGGTGCTGCTGATCCTCTTTGGCGGCGTGCTGCTCTCCCGCATCACCACGGAGACCGGTGCCATGGCCAGCATCTCCGGTTGGCTGGGTCGCAGCGCCTCGCACCCGCAGGCCGGCACGGTGCTGGTGGTGTTCGGGCTGGTGCCCTTCGCAGAATCCGTGACAGGGTTCGGGATCGGTGTGACGGTGGGTGTCCCGTTGCTGCTGCGGCTGGGCCACGACGTGCGGCGCGCCGCGGTCCTCAGCCTGCTGGGCCTGGTGGCGGTTCCGTGGGGAGCACTGGGCCCGGGCACGCTGGTGGCCGCGGACCTGGCCGGCCTGAGCCTGCAAGACATGGGTGTCCGCTCCGCGCTGCTGAGCCCGCCCGTCATGCTGGGTTCGGCACTCACCTGTTGGCTGGTGCTGCGCCGCGGGGCCGAACGCCCCGGCCGCCTGCTGGCCCACCTGGTTGCCGCCGCGCTGCTGCTCAACTGCGGAATCCTTGCCGCGAACCTGCTCATGGGCACGCCCCCGGCCGGAATCGTCGGCTCGCTGGTGGTGATTCTGGTGCACCTGGCTGCCTTCAAGATCGCCGGCAGCCTGGTTCCGGCCGGGCCGCAGGTGCTGCGCTCGTTGCTGCCCTACGGCGTGCTCACCGCCGGCCTCTTGCTGGCCAGGCTTGCCACCATGGGAATGGACGCTTCGCTGTCCAAGCGGGCACTGGCCAGCGGAGGAGTGTGGCTGCTGATTGCCTGCCTGGTCGCGCACCACCTCGCCCCGGAACGGGGAACCAATGCACGTCCCCTGGGAAGCCGGATGCATGCTGCCTACCGTTCGTGGATCCCCGTCGGGGTGACCACCGGCGCCTTCACGGTGCTCGGCGCAATCCTGGCGCTTTCGGGCATGGGGCAGGAACTGGGCTCGACCCTTGCCGCGATGGGCCCCGCCTACCTGGTGCTGGGGCCCATCGCCGGCGGGTTCGCGGGCTTCATCTCCGGCTCCAACACCGGGGCGAACTCGATGCTGGCCGCCACCCAGGCGCAGGCGGCGCTGGCCATGGGATCCTCGGTGCTGCAGCTGGTGGCGGCCTCCAACGTGGCCGCATCCATGGCGACCATGCTGGCCCCCTCGCGGATCCTGCTGGCCTACGAAATGGCCGCGCTGGACCCGGGACGGGACTCGGATCCGGACGCCGAACACCCCGGAGAGCAGGAGGTCACCGCGTGGGTCGCCCCGAAGATCGCCGCGCTGCTGGCGTGCGTGTGCACCCTGCTGGGCGTGGTCACCTGGGTGATCCATTAG
- a CDS encoding DUF4383 domain-containing protein translates to MATAHASSAHHTPTRHSLVQYAALVVGAVFLLVGILGFIPGITSNTEHLGMAGHHSGSMLLGIFQVSVLHNIVHLVFGIAGLTLWRSAVAAKRFLVIGGVIYLVLGFYGVFIDQASAANFVPVNSADNVLHFALGVGMAALGLILGRSTAPARRMA, encoded by the coding sequence ATGGCTACGGCACATGCCAGCTCGGCCCATCACACACCGACCCGCCACAGCCTCGTGCAATACGCGGCGCTGGTCGTGGGCGCGGTTTTCCTGCTGGTCGGCATCCTGGGATTCATTCCGGGAATCACCAGCAACACGGAGCACCTCGGCATGGCCGGACACCACTCCGGCTCCATGCTGCTGGGGATCTTCCAGGTCTCGGTGCTGCACAACATCGTGCACCTGGTCTTCGGGATCGCAGGACTGACGCTCTGGCGCAGCGCGGTGGCGGCCAAGCGTTTCCTGGTCATCGGAGGCGTGATCTACCTGGTTCTCGGGTTCTACGGAGTTTTCATCGACCAGGCCAGTGCCGCCAACTTCGTCCCCGTCAACTCCGCGGACAACGTGCTGCACTTTGCCCTCGGCGTGGGCATGGCAGCACTCGGGCTGATCCTGGGCAGGAGCACGGCCCCCGCCCGCCGCATGGCCTAG
- a CDS encoding DUF503 domain-containing protein, whose translation MWFGWIEFDLLLGEVHSLKGKRSVVRPIMAEIKRRFEVSVAETGELELHRRAGVAAGLVAADAAHVIEVLDGIERLVAARPDVELLNARRRLHSSEDE comes from the coding sequence ATGTGGTTTGGATGGATCGAGTTCGACCTGTTGCTGGGCGAGGTTCACTCGCTCAAGGGCAAGCGCTCCGTCGTGCGCCCGATCATGGCCGAGATCAAGCGCCGGTTCGAGGTTTCCGTTGCGGAGACCGGAGAGTTGGAGCTGCACCGGCGCGCCGGGGTGGCAGCGGGACTTGTCGCTGCCGACGCCGCGCACGTGATCGAGGTGCTCGACGGCATCGAGCGGCTGGTCGCGGCGCGACCGGACGTGGAATTGCTCAATGCCCGGCGTCGGCTGCATTCCTCCGAGGACGAATAG
- a CDS encoding helix-turn-helix domain-containing protein has translation MPSPTTSLAKAASFPALEPKLATKLAAALDESADTTIFVNGTALQLPDTAHTALIEVLHRMSRGDEVSISTVESLLNTSQAAHMAGISPSYLRKLTDSGVIPVEYRGTHRRIRPAAIEAWLETREHPQDGNVENVE, from the coding sequence ATGCCTTCTCCGACCACGTCTCTAGCCAAGGCCGCTTCGTTCCCCGCCTTGGAGCCGAAGCTCGCCACCAAGCTGGCAGCAGCCCTCGACGAATCCGCCGACACGACGATTTTCGTCAACGGCACTGCCCTGCAACTGCCGGACACGGCCCACACGGCACTCATCGAGGTCCTGCACAGGATGTCTCGCGGGGATGAGGTGAGCATCAGCACCGTCGAGTCCCTGCTCAATACGTCCCAGGCGGCCCACATGGCAGGCATCTCGCCGAGCTACCTGCGCAAGCTCACCGATTCCGGAGTCATCCCGGTTGAGTACCGCGGCACGCACCGACGCATCCGCCCCGCGGCGATCGAGGCGTGGCTGGAAACCCGCGAACATCCCCAGGACGGCAACGTGGAAAACGTGGAATAG
- a CDS encoding cytochrome P450, with protein MTESSIWDQVLDYSHRPNPYPLYQEMRKTPVSQLPDGAYLVSTYAEIVSLLHDPRVSSDLSNNPHALAMAAEAAGVRGAEESIEAAAAAEAEGDGEVEGEGGRPMSKTFLLMDPPDHDRMRRLAMRHFGPPNSPRRIADLEPKMLQLVTDLIDAMEGKERIDFVEDLAYPFPVSVICELLGVPDEDKARFRVWVDMALQSTDPSLDPETQKARGEEAGKELNAFMSELVAAHQENPGTDMLSAMATDDGPEGRMTTEELVSVGLLLLIAGHETTVNLISNGALTLLRHPEVLQRLRDDPDLAIPMVEELLRYEPPVHFVPFRTALADIEVAGTTIPEGSAITLVLGAGNRDPGHVSDPDNFVPERENNEHLGFGGGIHMCFGAPLARLEAQVALTEMARRLQNPRLVTDPPPYRISPILRGPLHLEMDIDGIRP; from the coding sequence ATGACCGAGTCAAGCATCTGGGACCAGGTCCTCGACTACTCCCACAGGCCCAACCCCTATCCGCTGTATCAGGAGATGCGCAAGACGCCGGTGAGCCAGTTGCCGGACGGCGCCTATCTGGTGAGCACCTACGCGGAAATCGTCTCGCTGTTGCACGACCCAAGGGTCAGCTCGGACCTGTCCAACAACCCCCACGCGTTGGCGATGGCGGCCGAAGCGGCCGGGGTGCGCGGCGCCGAGGAGAGCATCGAAGCCGCGGCTGCAGCAGAAGCCGAGGGGGACGGGGAAGTGGAAGGGGAAGGCGGGCGGCCGATGTCCAAGACCTTCCTGCTGATGGATCCGCCCGACCATGACCGCATGAGGCGTCTGGCCATGCGGCATTTCGGGCCGCCGAATTCGCCGCGGCGAATCGCGGACCTGGAACCCAAGATGCTGCAGCTGGTCACCGATTTGATCGACGCCATGGAGGGAAAGGAGCGGATCGACTTCGTCGAGGACCTGGCCTACCCGTTCCCCGTGTCGGTGATCTGCGAGCTGCTGGGGGTCCCCGACGAAGACAAAGCCCGCTTCCGTGTGTGGGTGGACATGGCACTGCAATCCACGGACCCCAGCCTGGACCCCGAAACGCAGAAGGCGCGCGGCGAGGAGGCGGGCAAGGAACTGAACGCCTTCATGAGCGAGCTCGTCGCTGCGCACCAGGAAAACCCCGGCACCGACATGCTCTCCGCCATGGCCACCGACGACGGCCCCGAAGGCCGGATGACCACCGAGGAACTGGTCAGCGTCGGGCTGCTGCTGCTCATCGCGGGCCACGAGACCACGGTCAACCTGATCTCCAACGGCGCGCTGACCCTGCTGCGCCACCCCGAGGTGCTCCAGCGGCTGCGCGACGATCCGGACCTTGCCATTCCGATGGTTGAGGAACTGCTGCGCTACGAACCCCCGGTGCACTTCGTGCCCTTCCGCACGGCGCTCGCCGACATCGAGGTCGCCGGCACCACCATCCCCGAGGGATCCGCCATCACGCTGGTCCTGGGTGCCGGCAACCGCGACCCCGGCCATGTTTCCGACCCGGACAACTTTGTGCCGGAGCGGGAAAACAACGAGCACCTCGGCTTCGGCGGCGGCATCCACATGTGCTTCGGTGCACCCCTTGCCCGGTTGGAGGCCCAGGTCGCGCTCACCGAGATGGCCAGGCGGCTGCAGAACCCGCGGCTTGTCACCGACCCGCCGCCGTACCGGATCAGCCCGATCCTGCGCGGCCCGCTGCACCTGGAGATGGACATCGACGGCATCCGCCCGTAG
- a CDS encoding GerMN domain-containing protein: protein MDDPEGASGPTIGCGDTLVATETGPVAFTNKVEAAMNALLKDNAATHGESGLKNAVAASDLRYKSSSVKGDQVTVNLTGTVMSGGTCDDPRIIEQLKYTAKVAAGVGSARILVNGSNIEELLSQK from the coding sequence GTGGATGACCCAGAGGGGGCCTCGGGACCGACGATCGGCTGCGGGGACACCCTGGTGGCCACCGAGACCGGCCCGGTCGCATTCACCAACAAGGTCGAGGCGGCAATGAACGCCCTGCTGAAGGACAACGCCGCGACCCACGGGGAGTCGGGACTCAAGAACGCCGTGGCCGCATCCGACCTGCGCTACAAGTCCTCCTCAGTGAAGGGCGACCAGGTCACGGTCAACCTCACGGGAACCGTGATGTCGGGCGGCACCTGCGATGACCCGCGCATCATCGAGCAGCTGAAATACACGGCAAAGGTCGCCGCGGGCGTGGGCAGCGCGAGGATCCTGGTCAATGGATCGAACATTGAAGAATTGCTGAGCCAAAAATAG
- a CDS encoding DUF2182 domain-containing protein, which translates to MPARTPSRHPSPGQPDAAGRTALAVMPLPGLLVLLACALVAWYFTILAAARMPVGPGTMGLGLFGYLVGWELMMSAMMLPALAPLLGVYLRSLRSVPNGWIRTARTVALVAGYLAVWALFGILAYGAAALGGTLAARAPAAAPWVGAVLLAAAGAYQLTPLKNFCLRHCRSPVTLLLHVSGYKGPLRDVRTGIYHGAYCTGCCWGLMLVLIVVGTMNLAWMAVIAAVVLLEKTWRHGVAFSRVVGVCVIVFALVAPFFPELLPGLHLGPVMDPDMDPGMTPDMDPGIDM; encoded by the coding sequence ATGCCGGCAAGAACTCCTTCTCGGCACCCTTCGCCTGGGCAGCCTGACGCGGCCGGGCGCACCGCCCTGGCGGTCATGCCCCTTCCGGGGCTGCTCGTTTTGCTGGCGTGCGCCCTGGTTGCCTGGTATTTCACCATCCTGGCCGCAGCCCGCATGCCCGTTGGCCCGGGCACGATGGGTTTGGGCCTGTTCGGGTACCTGGTCGGCTGGGAACTGATGATGTCGGCGATGATGTTGCCGGCGCTGGCGCCCCTCTTGGGCGTGTATCTCAGGTCCCTCCGGTCGGTGCCCAACGGATGGATCAGGACGGCCCGCACCGTGGCCCTCGTCGCCGGCTATCTGGCGGTCTGGGCGTTGTTCGGCATTCTGGCCTACGGTGCCGCGGCACTCGGCGGGACCTTGGCCGCGCGGGCACCGGCGGCCGCGCCGTGGGTGGGCGCCGTCCTGCTGGCAGCGGCCGGGGCCTACCAGCTCACGCCGCTGAAGAATTTCTGCCTCCGGCACTGCAGGTCCCCCGTGACGTTGCTTTTGCATGTATCGGGTTACAAGGGTCCGTTGCGCGACGTGCGGACAGGCATCTACCACGGGGCGTACTGCACCGGGTGTTGCTGGGGCCTGATGCTCGTGCTGATCGTCGTCGGCACCATGAACCTGGCGTGGATGGCCGTCATTGCGGCGGTGGTCCTTTTGGAAAAGACCTGGCGGCACGGGGTCGCCTTCAGCCGCGTCGTCGGCGTCTGCGTGATCGTCTTCGCCCTCGTCGCTCCGTTCTTCCCCGAGCTGTTGCCGGGGCTGCACCTCGGCCCTGTCATGGACCCGGATATGGATCCCGGCATGACTCCCGACATGGACCCCGGAATCGATATGTAG